CACTTCACAGGTTTGCTCCTTCTCCTGTAGTGCAGCAGCTGATGAACAGAGGCACACTGCAGAAAACTAAAAGAATAAGGATGCACTCTGCAGAACAGCTGATTTGGCTTTGTGGCAGCACAAGGGAGGCTCTGAACAGCTCAGAGAATCACTCATCCCCTCCAAGGACCCAAGAGCCCTGACTGCAGATTAGGACAGGGAATTTCCTGCCCTAGCCCTGAGGGCTCtgattcagcagcagcagggaggttaCCTTGTGCTGGCCAGCGTCGTTCCTGCTCCCAGTtatccccaccaccacccttctGAGATGCTCTCAACCACTTTGCAGGAATGACTGAGCGACCTATGTAGCAACTGGTTTAGTTTATAGTATATTACAATAAGGTAACCCCAAATTGCTGCCAGTttcccttcatccaccaggctgCGAGCTCTGATTGCTACAGGAGCCATTATGGGAGATCTCTGCTGCTACATGAGCAGTTCTGCCACCTTTACAAGACAGACTTCTTCAAGAAGAGGTTTGGTAGGCTGCTGTAGGCATGAACCACAACTCCTCCACCAAGGGAAGCCATCCCCAGTTGTGAGTCAAGCTGTGGCTAATGCCCTCAGGGACAAAGCCAGTTTGAGAGACTGCTGTTCCCTCTTGAAGGTCTAGCCACGCATTCAcactcccaccccaccccagaagCTACCTCCCTCGGCTATGCTGATTCAGCTACCTTGTGAGCATGGTCTAAAACCTGTGAATTGACTGTGTTAATCTCTAGGACTTCTTTTTTAGTGCAAGAACTATTTTAACCAAATCTGTTGTCACTGGGTAATGACACAGAGTCACAGCCCTAGGCTGTATGacattgaaaatgaaaaatatttgtttaacaGAAATTCCCTTAATTTAGTCTGAACCACAACATACATCCTAGGTACAAGCTCATACAAGTTTACAGATGATTCTTGTCTTACATGAGTCACCTGTGGTTACATGTGGTTGAAAACCTCCTTAATATCTTGGATTGAACCTACGAAGTGCCATATTCCTGTGTACAAAAAGATCTAAAccaagacttttttcccctttcattgATAACTGTCAACTGAAAATGTATTAGCAAGACCTTGAAGTGACTGCCACCGACGTAATTGAAACATCAAACATGAAGCGCAGCACTTAGTATCTTTTACTTGGACGCCTACAGCGTACATTATCAAAATAGCTTGTGGGAGGCATAGCCGCACACAcaaatgcttttgctgctttgtggCAGGACCTGCGTGTATGTTCCCCACTCCTCATCACACCACCTTCAATGTGTATTTCGTCGCGCTGGTGTCAAAGGTAGCTTTAAGAACAGAATAGTCTGAAAACACACTGAGGACAAAATTCCATCCTGACTGATCAGCCTCGCTGATGAATGGAAATGTGGAGGATAAATGGTTACAAACAGGGCCTGGGGAGCCTTTTCCTTGCTGACTGCCAAGTAGCATTGAGGCTTTGAAGATATCTTTGGCAAGCAGTATTTCAGCACACATCTCCATGCCATCCAGCAAGGGTTGCGAGAAGATTCAGGCGGTTGTGGTGCATGAAATGGTTGTGGTGTGTGTATGAAATGATGCCTGGATCTATGCCTAGCCCCAAGTTGAAGGTTCCCCAATAAGTCACTGAAGAATCGTGGTCCTAAATGCATtgcattgttttcctttgagatCAGGTCtcatcctttttcctttggcaaAAATCAACATTCAAATATCTCTTGTACATGTGAATGCTGTTATCTGCATAGGCTCAATCACATGCATGCAGTATTTGTACATGTGCATAAAAGGCTCAGATTTTCTACTGAAAATGTGGCCCAAGAAGCCTTTTCCAAGGCCACTCCTGAAGATGGATTGCTTCTGACTCACAAAGACATTAGAATATGGGAGCTGGCACAGTCACTGTCAGCAGACACGCAGAGATTTATCCTAATCTCAGATTCACAGTACTGAACCCTTAGTTTGATTTTATTTGCCTTGTATCCTTCTGCCAAAAATCAGGAGTGACTATGGCACATCCTTTGTGTCGATGGATGAAGACTTACACGTTTCACCTCACTCCCAACATCAGAGACATTTCCAACCATGAACTCAACCCAAGAATAGAGGAGCCATTTTTGTTCTAGTTGCAAGTACAGACTTAATCCAGGGCAAATCTCTGTGCATGACAGATTTCTtgtaaaagaaggaaatgtgttccatgggttttttttaaacttgtagAAGTAATCTTATGCCAAAAAGTAGTTCTACTCTAGGCAGGTGATAAGAAGGACTGACCCTGGAAAAAGAACACGTTACTACATTGCCATTCTTTCCATCACTGCCTGATAAAGTTCTCACGCTATTCTTTAAATTCTCCTAAAAAACACCtaacaaaaccaagccacgcCATTGCTGGTATTTCTAATATTAAGACCACGCTACTAGAAAACTTTCTCAAAGAAATCAAGTCACTGTAAAGCtcataaaaaagcaaaccacatCACAATCTGTTTTCAGCCTGATTCCCTAATGCATAGCAAGATAGGCATCAAGCACTTGGGAAGGCCTCAAATTAGcttagctttgttttgtttacccAAAATCAGTTCAGTGAAACCACGCAGTCACAGCCAGTGAGATTATGGTCTACCAATCATTTTCCACAATGCCGGCTGTCATCCAAATCTCCCTGCTATCTCACCAGCTATCTATGTTCTGGCTTCTGAACCAAAAATTAGGCTCTGCTTAGTATCCACTTGCAACTGCATTCTCAGTCACCCAGTCTTAGGTTTTGGGAGCAGAGCTACAGCCTCCTAAGTTTCATCTTCATGGGTTTTCACAAATACAGCATTCTGCTAATATCACACCAAATCTTCGGACAGGAAATCTAATCCTGCTCATTTACAAACCAAGTTTTTAAGCATGTGAGCACAGACAGTATCATCAGCATCAATAGAAAAATCCACATGCCTAGAATTAAGCATGTGCCTCAACACATTTCTAGTAGGGCCTTACATTGGGGAAACCACAAGCAACTACCCATTATCTGTAATCAGTAATTTAACTCTTTCTTGAGTAGTAAAAACTGTGACTACGAGGCACTGTTTTTGTTATACTGCTGAAGCCAATCCTGATATTTGATAAAAGATGGTGACTCAggtctttgcaatttttttactCCTTAGAGACAGGTTTTTTCACATTATATGGACTAGTGAATAGGAAAGAGTCTTTGTTTAGCCAAATTTTCATGCTTATGCTTCATTATTTGGACTGCAAAAGCACTTATATGTCCCAGGAAATAAGATAGATgctgaaatacatgaaatacattttacaggGGTAAAAAATGTATTGGGAAGCAGAACTTGGTCCACAAGCTCTTGTACTTAGTTTAGTTTCAGCGAACAAACAACTTTTCCCTTACAGGAAGAAATCCTACAACATAGatttttacttcaaaatgtACTAAACAGAGTTGGTGGAAAGGAATGATTTGGAGGCAGTGTGGGTACTTTAAGGGCGCTTTCTACTATTTGCCAAAATTACCAGCACTTTGGGTTTTCCTGATAAAAGTGTTCTTCATAATGATCCTCACAGCAGGCTTATGAATTGGTTGAATCATCTTGTAACTACATCTACTGCCATCCAGAGGTAATTGGCAAAAGTTTGAAGAGTCAATCTAAGTTAATGGTATCACTAACAGCGAAACACAAATACTGTGCATTAGAGCAGTTCCTATCAAACACAAACTTAAAGTTGTAGCCCGACTGAACAgaaactacaaaaataaaagttaagcAGGATAATTTGTTattcttttccaaaagaaaaacaaaaccaacagcatATCATATTGATGCTGTAGTTCTTCTGGTGCATCACATATGTCCTGCATTATGCTTTCTATTAATCTTTTGGACAAGTGTTTCTGCGAATTACACTCTGCCATCTTATGTTTTTCATGCAGTCCTCAattatggttaaaaaaaaacaacccaaaaccctaCAGTCTTCTTCACCCCAGAGAAAGCCTGCATTTTGCCACAGCATCCAATTTCTGTCTGATCATCTCACAGTAAAGAAAGTCAGCAAACACTAAGGAATTAAGGACATACACACACCCCATGATTTATGTGTTACTATCATTTATACTGAAGAGACAGAGAACCTCATGGAAAGAGAGAGTAAGGCTGTAATTAAGTATCTATGGATTGTGAGAGCTCACAGTAAGGAATAACTCTTTTCAAGTCCTATGGCTGAGCACTCACAAATCCAGCCACAGGCACTTTAAGAAATGCACTATTTGAGACTCTCAAACTAGGAACCCAGAACCAGAAGTGACCAAAATGAATAAGCATTGCTAAAAATTCATCCTTAAAAGATTTACTGCAAAAGCCTGATAACAAAGCTGGAGCAAACATGagataataaaaacatatattttctaACAGCTATTTCTGCAATTCAACACTGATATCACCCTTTCATCTTTCAAAAGCCCAAATTTGCAGCAGTACACACATGCCTCTTCACTTACAGGAAGCTGTGTGCCTGCTTGTAATTCTCAGGTCTAAACTGGGAGTTATAAGTTCAAAGCATGGCTATGATTACTACGGTAAACACCTCAGAAGCCACTTTTCACAATGGGATAGTTCTCCAAAATATCCATGACTCTTATTTACAAATCCTGTTTGGTTTACAAATCTATTCAAATATTCTTCCAACTACCACCCTCCCAACCACACCGTGAAATCACAAACTCAGAAATGTCCTGTCTGAATAATATAGCATCGCTACGTACAGCAGTAACGATTTTGTAGCCAGACTTTGCTAACAGGCAATATTGTGCTGAGGACACTTGAAGCACAGTAGCATGAGGTTCCTTCTTCAGTTATGTCCTGTGCTTACAGGACAAAAAGTTCGGCGTTATCAGTAAACCAAGcagatatttctttcttctacaCAACATGAGGAGGTCTATACAGACACTATGTAATTTCGGCCTGTAGTAAGTAAAATCTGACTCTGCCAAGACTTACAGCAAAACCACCCAAGACTTCCGCTTGGTCAGGGTTTCTCCCGTGTTCTTTAGAAGCCTGAATCATTGAAACGGTGCAAGAAactttttcagaattattcCCTAAACAGATATTTatatgattttttgtttgtgtttttgaaataactttaaGAACGTATTGTAACATCTACTTGCGACAAGTTTCAAAGACTTACCTAATTTGCTGGAAGTGTGATTCTcataaacagcagaaaaaaaacccaatgcaaAAGCATTTACAGATTTCCTCTGTTGATCATAATTGTTACTGTTCAACCACATATGTAGAGACTAAATACACAGGATCAATTCATTGCCTCCAGCAATGAAACACACGGCAAAGATcagtaaaaggagaaaaaaggctattaaaaaaattcaccTTTGAACTCCATCTGAGACCAAGTATAGAACTTCCTCTCACTAATGCATAATCATAAGGGTGCCCCTATTAGACTATTATCACAAAGTAACACTGAAGCAATTGAGTAAACAAACAGTCCTGTTTACTGCGTTGGGACCACTCATACAGTAAATGACAATTTCTGGAATACATAAAAAGGCTGGAATTCAGTTCTACACAGCAGTTGccagaaagtaatttttactgtgattcccttttcccttccttagCAGGTTCATGCTATCAGGTAAAACAAGAAGACCAATTCCTGGCATGCGCTCCTTCTGCTATTCCAGTGACACACAGTAATCATTAATGCTTAAAGCAACCTTGGAAGTTCAACAGGTAATACCAGTTAAGTCCTCTCAGTCCCAGCCATTTACCTGAAGGCTCCTGGGCTTTGTTCAAATATAAACCAAAAGAACTCAAGAGTTAGCTGCATAAGGTTAAAACAGGAAGGTACAGGGATCAGTATAAAGGTATTGAACAGACTGCCGGAAAAGTTAACCTTGCAGCTCAAAAGTATAAATTCAGGCctaaatctaaatctaaatAGTGCATGTGCATCTCTCCAAAGAACTGTCTTTAAAGTTAATTTTAGCTGTAATTCCAGGTGAAAGTATGAGCTGTCCAAGCCAGGGAACAAAATACTGTCCCATGTATTGCCATCTTGTGGTAAACGGGAAAACTGTCTGTGCCATCCACCCTGGGTTTAAATGCATAGGGATTCTGCTGCTCCATAGTATATGAATGATACTGAGAACTGTTgacatggaaaaacaaagacTTTATCACAGTTAGAATTACAAAGTATAAGCTGTGATATCCTAGGCATTAGGATTTGAGAATCAGCtctttgtcttcattttacaaggctggcattttattttcattccatcAATACTGCTGTGCCTTTATACCAGGAATCATTTCCATCACTCCAAATATAATGTAAAAGCAGAGGCGTGATATAACTCAGCAGAAAATTGTATCTAGTATAAAAACTCCCATCACTTTCCTTGGCTACAGTTAAGTGCTATGATGAGCTTGTTTTTAGGGCATCAGGGATCAGCTCAAAATATCATGGCCATACAAGCCAAACCACTGTATAGCTATAAAAAGGTTTCTTCCATAGgtcatttgtttcaaaatagcACAGAGGTATCTTTGACCTGGCTGACCTTTGGGCATATGTGGTATTACCCGATCACCTCACTTACCATTATGCCTGATGAGACATCTGCCTGGTGATACTGGTTTCCAAAAGCcgttcctcccctcccttctgtGCAGGCAGACTTGCCCTCAAGACCTGCGTTGGTCTCCCTGGAGCTGCATTACTGTACTTGAATTCTGGTCCTGCGACAAGCACTTACAGGCATTGCTCTATAGCAGTGACTGTCAGACATAATGATACGCTaccaaaaacaacccccaaaacccatgGAAAAAGTCCTTTCCTGTTTCTCAGTCTCAGACTTGCTCAGTGTTTGAATGCCATGGCATGCCCCTCACGCAGGCAGAGGCTGGGAAAGCTGTGAGGCCCCATCGCTTCCATGGTGGCAACGCCTCTCTGCGCCACAAAGCACGAGCGTGCTTCTGGCGTTTGCATCCCCTCACGCACTGGCTCTTTCCACGCATTTTCCGCCTCAGCCCCACTCGTGGTGGCGGCGGGAGACGGGTCTGAGGCCACCGCGGCCCACacacagccccagcctggggctcGCTGTGGATTTCAGTGGGTTCATTGCAAGCGCCTGCCCCGAAGTCACGGCTGCAAGCGTCCCCTGACACGAACAGGGAGGAATGAACGCAGCCGCCGGGAGAAGGTCCAGGGCGGCTCTGCGGGCAGCACCGGCCCTCCCTCGGTCCCTCAGgcgggggctgcagctcccagcgCCCCCCGTGGCCTCCGGGCCCACCCGGGCCGGCGCCGGCgggactacagctcccagcaggcagcGCGCCGAGAGGGGCGGGGCCTCCCGGGCGCTGCTCTTCCGGGCGCAGAGCGGCGCTTCCGGCGCGCTGAACCGGACGGGCTTTGCCGCACTTCCGGGAGCGGCCGGTGGCCGCGGGCTCCCCACGTGTGGCTGGcgaggcccggcccggcccggccggtCCCGTCCGCCGCCATGGCGGCCCTGCGGGTGGAGGAGGTGCTGGCGGCCGCCGAGGAGCAGGAGGCGGAGAAGCGGCGGAGCATCACggtggagaaggagctggagctggagttCGACCTGGGCAACCTGCTGGCGCTGGACCGCAacccgccgccggcggcggggctgcgcggaGCCGGCCCGCGGCGGGAGGCGCTGCTGCGGGCGCTGGCCCGCGACAACACGCAGCTGCTGGTGGCCCGGTTCTGGGAGCTGCCGGCCGagcgggccggcggggcgggggggccgctGGTGGCGCGGCTGCCCGAGCCGGCCTTCCGCCTGCCGCGGGAGaagccgccgccgcggccgcggccgccgaCGCGCTGGGAGCAGTTCGCGCGGCTGAAGGGCATCCGCCGGCGCAAGCGGACCTCGCTGGTGTGGGACGAGCAGGCCAAGGAgtggcggcggcgctggggctaccggcgggcgggcggcgacCCGGCCCGCGCCTGGTTGGCGGAGGTGCCGGAGGGCGCCGACCCGGAGGAGGACCAGTTCGCCAGGCTGCGGCGGGAGAAGCGGGAGCGGGTGGCGCGCAACGAGCTCAACCGCCTGCGCAACCTGGCCCGCGCCcaccgggccggggccgccgccgtcCCCGCCGCGCCCCTCCACCCCACCGGCCACCAGAGCCGGGAGGAGCTGGGCCGCGTCGCCCGCGTCGCCCGCGTCTCCACTGCCTCGCTCGGCCGCTtccagccccggctgcccaAGGAGTCGGCGGAGCCGCCTTCCCGCAGCGGCGGCAGAAAGCGCCGCTTCGAGCCGCTGCTGGGCAACCTGGCCGCCGAGCGCAGccggcagctggagctgctgcgggACATGAGCAGCAAGAAGCCGGTCCTGGACATCACCCGTGCCGTCAACAAGCAGCTGCGGCAGGAGGAAGCCGAGGCGGCCGCTGCCAAGGGCAAGAAGCAGTCGCAGCGGGGGAAGCGCGGCCGCCGGCAGCAGCGGGCTGGCCGCAACAGCAAGAAGAGCGGAggccggcggcagcagcagcagcggcccGCTGGTGGCACCgctgctggtggtggcaggaggaagaaggcGTGAGGGACGGAGGGACTGTGTACAGCACGGGGCTGGGGATGCCCGCCGAGGTGTGGGAAGGGACTGTCACTGCCAGCCTCCTGCCCGGTGCTCCATTCCCACACCTATTTGCCAATAAATACGCTCCGGCCTTTCTAAAATGTCCTGCGTTTGGCTTTTTAGCTGGTGGTCAGGGAGGGCTGGTGGTGTGTCAAGGGGGTCGGGAGCCCCAGTTCCCCCCCAGTTAGCAGGGACAGCCAGGTAACGTTGCTTCATGGCTGGCCATAGCTGTGGCATTTCCAGGCAGGACTGAAGCTAAGCAAAGCTGTCCCTTGCTCAGGTAACTGGGTCTGGGGTGGACCGCAGCTGTCGCCTGTGTTTTGATCGAGCAACAGCCCGCTCAGACACACGTACAGTCAGAGGATGTGaatgctgctctctgctctgggCAAGTGGCCTGACGGTGGAGCTCGTGCTCTGTAAGTCAACTTCTGCTGCACAGCTCTGTCATGTTCGGGTTCGGTTACAAAAGGGACATGCAAACTTATCTGTAAGATTTATTGCAGGGCCCAAGAAATTGTACAGATTTCCTAGAGAGTtctgctgattaaaaaaagaagtcaaagcTGGTGACCAGCCATTGAATTCAGCAGAAGAATGTATTGAACAGCAGGTTAAAACCTAAATTTCTCCCTGCATTAACAGTAATCCatcatttcacagaaatagtTTCATGGTGTTTTTCTTCACCAAGCAGTTTGAGAGCTGATACTGAAAATGATCTCAGACTTCTGCCTATTCCTCTCTTGACTCTGTAGTGCCTCTTCtacactttaaataaaaaatagaattttctgTTCCAATGTGTGGTTTAGCTACAGGAAGGATGCTGTTCCCTGGGGCCATTCCTGGTAAGAGGGGTAGTAAAACAAGTTCCAGCAATCTTGAGTAAATTAAGTTCTCAAACTTTTAAGTAGTAGACTTGTGAGTGGTTAACGATAGCATAACAATTTTGATGCAAATGAGTTTTTGAAAAAGCTAGGTGACTATAGCAGTTTTGTTGGTCTCATTCTGTAGCGGTTCAGCAGGATGACAGCTTGAGCATGgtcaaaaagcaaaacttctgtGTAAGGGGGCTGCTGAGGGCAGAAGGGGTACGTACGCCTTTGAGCTGAAGGGATTTGGGTGGCATGGATGGACTGGCTGTGGTGCTCAACCTACGGGCTGCGCAGATGTGCTCTTGGCCTCCTCAATGTTTCTTGCCACTGTGCTGAGCAGTCTGCACCACCACAAGCTGCTTCGGACTTGCCAGTGGCAGGAATGGGCTCATGGACAGAACCCACCGATACCAAGCTTTTGGTGTAAATAGctaggcaaagcaggagcaaaaagcttttggaaatgTGGAGGAAAAGTTGCTTTATGTTCCAGACCTCCgattttcctgcagtttttccACAGGGTGCATCTTGTACCTGGCTCAACCAGGGAGCACGGCTTTTTTTCCACGCACACGCACCCCCGGTGCGTATTTTATGCTGCTGACGACGTTATGGGTGAACTTTCTCCACTAAAACCCTGGGCAGTTTGTGCGTGTCCAGCAGCCAGGAGGCCACCCGAGCGGAGGCGCGGGCGCTGCCGCTTTCTGGCTCTCCCAAGCGGAGAGAGGTTTGGCGGCCTCGGGCGGGGGCCCTGGCAGGCCTTTGGGAGCCGCGGCGGGACGGTTCTTAGGTGCAACCCCCCAAAGTCCTTGGCGTTGCCGAGCTGCGCGACTGACgcgggggccgggaggggacCGGGAGGGGACCGGGAGGCGCTGGCGGCCCTGGCGCCTGCCCCAGGGGGAGGCGCtggcgccggcccggccccggccgccggcccctcAGAGACCGCGGCGATggcggccgggcgggagcgggccgCCCGCCTCCTGCGGCAGCTGCAGCGGGCGGCGTGAGTGCGGCCGAGGGGGGCCGAGGGGGGCCGCCGCCTGAGTGCGGGGAGCGCCCCGGAGCCCGGcgggccgcccccgggcccgctgTTCCGCCTCCCGTTAGCAGCAGGTGGCGGGGGCGAggccgggcggccgcc
This sequence is a window from Pelecanus crispus isolate bPelCri1 chromosome 2, bPelCri1.pri, whole genome shotgun sequence. Protein-coding genes within it:
- the RRS1 gene encoding ribosome biogenesis regulatory protein homolog, whose product is MAALRVEEVLAAAEEQEAEKRRSITVEKELELEFDLGNLLALDRNPPPAAGLRGAGPRREALLRALARDNTQLLVARFWELPAERAGGAGGPLVARLPEPAFRLPREKPPPRPRPPTRWEQFARLKGIRRRKRTSLVWDEQAKEWRRRWGYRRAGGDPARAWLAEVPEGADPEEDQFARLRREKRERVARNELNRLRNLARAHRAGAAAVPAAPLHPTGHQSREELGRVARVARVSTASLGRFQPRLPKESAEPPSRSGGRKRRFEPLLGNLAAERSRQLELLRDMSSKKPVLDITRAVNKQLRQEEAEAAAAKGKKQSQRGKRGRRQQRAGRNSKKSGGRRQQQQRPAGGTAAGGGRRKKA